A genomic region of Paralichthys olivaceus isolate ysfri-2021 chromosome 18, ASM2471397v2, whole genome shotgun sequence contains the following coding sequences:
- the cdk5rap2 gene encoding CDK5 regulatory subunit-associated protein 2 isoform X8: MKDRCRICCARLAGSQCRWIFSSSAQRKLQVILSHVLGWEVTRDGRGEFLCGKCVFQLEKVVQCDVNLTQLLEDHNSQIQKLQAAKEHMIQCIVHIYNKNNPSLDKRVGESTHCKSPPRSSGVGSPDEGQQLGEIGLGHLGNCMRRCVSLDRIASRGTVSGRSGLKSSRLGSGAGLDGSMKSFGLRGTRQRSKSMYFDLVQRKGILPRSGFKGLSTSLQSLNRDFSSDTYTEPPLKVKLAEAKAFVARHGGATVDPGGKVQARALLWSSSNQPSVISDLIQLLRCISKQHITAPAGSHIPVLKRLSTGQLKPGAMRRHREAALKSLHDLTEEFDDEYTSVRVESEVSRLESVNKHLTEELSQTRSTNENLTKTLEETQTQYKTLSGKLEQKENELSLEGKNALKRDKTIQGLTQVLREKEKEIAELCHEIEDRDDALAKAREAAHKAQLQKYQGAEEHQNLLMAKQTELSQLQGEHNVKVLEAQKLKRALDRKEQELADLQQAKDQLEVELEDLQQQKKKGDKALNDLNNQLKKLSGEIGERESALEQQYQELLDQTKRKVQAHEVTIQRLTSTLADKEQQLQEYINMFRDFEQSKSPGGNDNVLSKLRQRLKEKEKALEQALDEKFAAIEEKDNEIHQLQLSLREKERDLDRLNNLLSHNEETINSFDSLIKEKDVELQHLANTLKNLQRAKQDVEDNLNRSLREKDSIISQLQLSLEGKTKDMEEMAKSMLSQSQSHVHDLAEQMGQRLKVTEVMLAEAVKARERLVADNESAVEGLLATISSKDQLLKESAEHYNRMLSERTQDIQELKKQLSDRQQQLATAEKQSSVRAQEDCLETANLQALLAEKDSLINKLLLHGQERDQFQAEPDHVLELRQTIQIMQEKLDERDAELCRRNGGDNVENIPLSRKTVVILKTELAQKTEALNNALKRENELKISLAELQSLLSELEGRSEGQTANIESLTSTLKTKDEIINVLHQRLGQKGDSRGDHMQDQVIGSGLERSFPGLPQRERTMIGGDSQQEALPNLIALQQEHDALNKALRAEQQLYSSLVRTVKEQDSAQRLHALQLELTAVQLLRQQLEESIKSNEELKDDLEREIHRAKLGEGMDPTDPKELESMRHQLEDAQRWNASLQARLGAIQNRGGGVGGANDGGDTLSFIGDQTSYMSICVGEGQDDSLCQLSEQELKQKVLDLQDCVSRLQTVNNELQSRLSLLEKSEHEASNKEGKDMVSTWNQQLKRTQETQLLADSDRKHHPGRNKESQTDIKLGQMVSGKQLGNENMDSGLSQSREHPQSGNNTLDTGEREQKNGDVMALKSLLTDCGATSVSHLREKLHRLASENVEMRGLLKEQKSAECKEKESTDASGNSSDGQAELRQSMETLPIKVSNEKGAEVVVSTANGMETSKTKGPGHATRHGAGLKSRLPVPVRQREETGSSSMQSTRPEYLRTDALQHPHSDDVYQQLHAETDFSISLQQSTSTAQHSRGSAGLDKGSEAEQRLDNTQTDSALFTQLELLHQECQEKEALINKLSEQLADWEELHTQLQEKEQLNHQYVEALQAAESTIAYLTACSLDNQGGFGSHTSSGAGSGSVGSDAALHSRCMELQKALQDKEELNNQLIELVIMAEKAITCSNSQENNPEIRDLCSQIDSALQQVNASSKRDSPRGVSGSTNASMQELQRHTDSLQEALWEQNKLNAELREKLRDADAAAKQSYNSNSAGQDGKPSRQLAAENGSEEHHGAMGSSVDASLTQDLTKAVINCLSATESAIASLAEHCTYPGSSTSAKSSRISSDLQVNLNKLQRALQEREELGESTQIQTTKSSSKCSTAVTGTKGQLPRDLHQNLCLLCKVYNDLSHRISELQISLQEEKGHREESEAHRSVQDGKGLPPNVQAQLESLHKALREKKKAYKSLEEKLATALTETTPTQTARKALEQDDKGVQVDLQDLGYETSGKSENDREESSSTDLEVGVNPSRSASSLPSLLKHEQATFSSTENLDSTSSTPYPSSPALSSAKVSLKSLQVYDEYGVSENPLQLQGQVRELKAQLENQTKLILQMQNLLRRNSLSSDLIANASDPSVVIRDQEGTRKEDRCQDSSYRTVQQREKKEGENQAMKDKTSRLNLDQERERTLNKSTTEQLPQTHSRSTSPARLDSLVKSQARELSQLRQQIKESRGLGALQRRQLEELSNAFKELLQASKVDFYMGEVVKEQLDKSLNLLDRLEGRLDKGESHLDNEDAAALELSRSLGELQQGSHSLLSHEDMRDLPDNPARIQLELDHLRLELEGDRELLQQCIRVLVQQNLTLAKCTREQLDLLAKELQEKNRLIQTLQSQFGSQSPSSHHSSHSDLYHSDRTSSSCHSPQGGSRSPSQRHSSDWMGAAVPPVGGAQADGVSSHRGASSRLQGLQRENGRLREQLRGNEELNATLRSELDLHRSIISQSSPYHQNWDQGQDKQGPGPQTEAHEVDRDIAPQSAPEQHSTMNSDLLAEHLQEIRALRQRLEESIRTNDRLREQLERRLAEVEKDPATNIFIQGNEEQGHLANEVRFLRGQNQTLKEQLNLASRDKQRENEKLRETLARRTAKLEQSRKESEAIRQENSRLQEGLEHISQENSELQDSLHHSKEELHRLQCEVKLQRQQLSDSQHLLQSLRVELQVYEKIKIDAHKHNAESSETNQEPLPVPSSSSLDLSELLSEIRHLRLQLERSIQTNTALRQRLEEQLLRGPNRSETININYLLSSPDEGGRSPGREGCDLRHSFQYNEQTNVLDEKRRARSEVGGGSFSSSSGDSGAPSRLVPGHRMWANRNGRHVLGLIEDYNALRKQISEGRKLSHSMDTQLQECLHTVRQQSSDNKVMEQQHLKSLSSSMSTMQHVLEEAGRLLKLVWRVSLPAGNTAGDSGNNQQQDELLKTEIARLKSRLSQQERMLSGAVKRLRSTNQLKEGMERVIIDQLALTHGVLKKARGNLEEVPVTGQ, from the exons ATGAAGGACCGATGTCGTATATGTTGTGCTCGTCTGGCAGGCAGCCAGTGTCGCTGGATCTTCAGCTCATCAGCACAGAGGAAGCTACAAGTGATCTTGTCCCATGTCCTGGGTTGGGAGGTGACACGCGATGGTCGAGGCGAGTTCCTCTGtgggaaatgtgttttccaGTTGGAGAAGGTGGTACAGTGTGATGTTAACCTCACCCAGCTGCTGGAAGATCACAACAGTCAGATCCAGAAACTGCAGGCGGCGAAAGAACACATGATCCAGTGCATCGTCCACATctacaacaaaaacaacccaAGCTTGGACAAGAGAGTTGGGGAGAGCACTCACTGCAAGTCTCCACCCAGATCCTCTGGGGTTGGCAGTCCTGATGAAGGACAGCAGTTAGGTGAGATTGGACTTGGTCACTTGGGGAATTGCATGAGAAGGTGTGTGAGTCTGGACAGAATTGCTAGTAGAGGGACAGTCTCTGGGCGCTCAGGCCTCAAGAGCAGCAGGCTTGGGTCAGGGGCAGGGCTTGATGGCTCTATGAAGAGTTTTGGTCTCAGAGGAACACGCCAACGTTCAAAGAGCATGTATTTTGACCTGGTCCAACGTAAAGGCATACTACCCAGATCTGGATTCAAAGGACTCTCCACATCCCTGCAGTCCTTGAATCGAGACTTTTCGTCAGACACGTATACAGAGCCTCCACTCAAAGTGAAACTCGCAGAGGCCAAGGCATTTGTAGCCAGGCATGGTGGTGCCACTGTTGACCCAGGAGGAAAAGTCCAGGCCAGAGCACTGCTCTGGAGCTCCTCAAATCAACCATCTGTGATCTCTGACTTGATCCAGCTTTTACGCTGCATTTCCAAGCAACACATCACTGCCCCTGCAGGAAGCCACATCCCTGTCCTGAAGAGGCTAAGTACTGGCCAACTTAAACCTGGAGCAATGCGCAGACACAGAGAAGCAGCATTGAAGTCTCTTCATGATCTTACAGAGGAATTTGATGATGAATATACCTCTGTCAGAGTGGAG AGTGAGGTTAGCCGATTGGAGTCCGTCAATAAGCACCTGACTGAAGAGCTCTCACAGACAAGAAGCACCAACGAGAACCTGACAAAAACACTAGAGGAAACCCAAACTCAGTACAAG ACCCTGTCAGGGAAGTTGGAGCAGAAGGAGAATGAACTCAGCTTGGAGGGTAAAAATGCCCTGAAGCGAGACAAAACAATCCAGGGGTTGACTCAGGTCCTccgagaaaaggaaaaagag ATTGCAGAGCTGTGTCATGAGATTGAGGACAGGGATGATGCTCTAGCCAAGGCTAGAGAGGCAGCACATAAGGCTCAACTGCAGAAATACCAG GGAGCAGAGGAACACCAAAACCTATTAAtggcaaaacaaacagagctgtCCCAACTCCAGGGGGAACACAATGTCAAAGTGCTTGAAGCACAAAAGCTAAAGCGTGCCCTGGACAGAAAGGAGCAAGAGCTGGCTGACTTGCAACAAGCAAAGGACCAACTGGAGGTTGAACTGGAAGACCTgcaacagcagaagaagaaaggagaCAAAGCCCTGAAT GATCTTAATAATCAGCTGAAGAAGCTAAGCGGTGAGAttggggagagggagagtgcTCTGGAGCAGCAGTACCAGGAGCTGCTAGATCAAACCAAAAGAAAAGTGCAAGCCCATGAGGTCACCATCCAGCGGCTTACATCCACCCTTGCTGATAAAGAGCAGCAGCTACAG GAATACATAAATATGTTCAGAGACTTTGAGCAAAGCAAAAGCCCAGGAGGAAACGACAATGTGCTTTCCAAGCTGCGGCAAAGactgaaagaaaaggagaaggcTCTGGAG CAAGCACTGGATGAGAAGTTTGCTGCCATTGAggagaaagacaatgagattcacCAGCTGCAGCTGTCTCTaagggagaaggaaagagacCTGGACAGGCTAAATAACTTGCTATCTCACAACGAGGAAACCATAAAT AGTTTTGATAGTCTGATCAAGGAGAAggatgtggagctgcagcatctTGCAAACACACTCAAAAACCTTCAGAGAGCAAAGCAAGATGTAGAAGATAACCTGAACAGATCACTGAGGGAGAAGGACTCCATCATCAGCCAACTGCAGCTCTCCCTGGAGGGCAAGACAAAGGACATGGAG GAAATGGCCAAATCCATGCTAAGCCAGTCACAAAGTCATGTACATGACCTTGCTGAACAGATGGGCCAGAGGTTAAAAGTGACAGAGGTTATGTTGGCTGAGGCTGTGAAAGCCAGGGAAAGGCTGGTTGCAGACAATGAAAGCGCAGTGGAAGGACTGTTGGCTACAATCAGCAGCAAGGACCAACTTCTCAAG gAGTCTGCTGAGCACTACAACCGCATGTTGTCTGAGCGTACACAAGACATTCAGGAACTAAAGAAGCAGCTGTCTGACAGGCAACAGCAGCTTGCCACTGCTGAGAAGCAAAGCTCTGTAAGAGCCCAGGAGGATTGTTTAGAGACTGCAAACCTCCAAGCACTGCTTGCTGAAAAAGACAGCCTCATCAAT AAACTTCTGCTGCATGGTCAGGAGAGGGACCAGTTTCAGGCGGAGCCAGATCATGTGTTGGAGCTCAGACAAACTATCCAAATCATGCAGGAGAAGTTGGACGAGAGGGATG CTGAGCTGTGTAGAAGGAATGGCGGCGATAATGTGGAGAACATCCCACTCTCCAGGAAGACAGTTGTCATCCTGAAGACTGAGCTGGCACAGAAAACTGAGGCACTGAACAATGCCCTGAAGAGGGAGAATGAACTGAAG ATCTCATTGGCGGAGCTACAGTCATTACTGTCTGAGCTGGAGGGTCGCAGTGAAGGTCAGACTGCTAATATTGAGTCACTGACTTCCACTCTGAAGACCAAGGATGAGATAATCAAT GTTCTTCACCAGCGCCTTGGGCAGAAGGGTGACAGTCGGGGTGATCACATGCAGGATCAGGTTATTGGCTCTGGCCTGGAAAGATCATTCCCTGGACTCCCACAAAGAGAGAGAACCATGATTGGTGGAGACAGCCAGCAAGAG GCTTTACCCAACCTTATAGCCCTGCAACAGGAACATGATGCTCTTAACAAAGCCCTGAGAGCGGAACAACAGCTCTACTCTAGCCTGGTCAGGACTGTTAAAGAGCAGGACAG TGCCCAGCGTCTCCATGCTCTGCAGCTGGAACTGACTGCGGTGCAGCTCCTCAGGCAGCAGCTAGAGGAGAGCATCAAATCTAATGAGGAGCTCAAGGATGACTTGGAGAGAGAGATACACAGAGCCAAACTCGGAGAAG GCATGGACCCCACTGATCCTAAAGAACTCGAGAGCATGAGACATCAGCTCGAAGATGCACAGCGCTGGAATGCATCTCTGCAGGCTCGCTTAGGAGCAATCCAGAACCGTGGAGGAGGGGTCGGTGGGGCCAATGATGGTG GCGACACTTTGAGTTTCATTGGCGATCAGACTTCCTACATGAGTATATGTGTGGGGGAGGGGCAGGATGACAGCTTGTGTCAACTCTCTGAACAAGAGCTAAAGCAGAAG GTGCTGGACCTGCAGGATTGTGTAAGCAGACTGCAGACTGTAAACAACGAGTTGCAGAGCCGACTGTCGCTATTGGAGAAGTCAGAGCATGAGGCTTCCAACAAGGAGGGAAAAGACATGGTCAGCACCTGGAATCAG CAGCTAAAGAGGACGCAGGAGACACAGCTTTTGGCTGACAGTGACAGGAAGCATCACCCTGGTAGGAACAAAGAGAGCCAGACAGACATCAAACTAGGACAG ATGGTGTCTGGAAAACAATTGGGTAATGAGAATATGGACAGTGGTCTTAGCCAGAGTAGAGAACATCCTCAGTCTGGCAACAACACTTTggacactggagagagagaacagaagaaTGGAGATGTAATGGCACTTAAATCCCTGCTGACTGATTGTGGGGCTACATCAGTCTCACACCTCAG AGAGAAGTTGCACAGACTGGCAtctgaaaatgtggaaatgcGGGGTCTATTGAAGGAACAAAAATCTGCAGAgtgtaaagaaaaagagagcaCGGATGCCTCAGGGAACAGCAGTGATGGACAGGCCGAATTGAGGCAGAGTATGGAAACACTGCCGATCAAGGTGTCAAATGAAAAGGGAGCGGAGGTAGTTGTCAGCACTGCCAATGGGATGGAGACGTCAAAAACTAAAGGACCAGGCCATGCCACAAGGCATGGG GCTGGTCTCAAATCTCGCCTTCCTGTtcctgtgagacagagagaggagactggcagcagcagcatgcagtCAACTAGACCTGAATACCTGAGGACTGATGCACTTCAACACCCTCATTCGGATGATGTGTATCAGCAATTACACGCAGAAACTGACTTCTCAATATCTCTCCAGCAAAGCACTTCCACTGCACAGCATAGCAGAGGTTCAGCAGGGTTGGACAAGGGCTCTGAAGCTGAACAGAGACTGGATAACACCCAGACTGACTCTGCTCTATTCACTCAGCTGGAGCTCCTCCACCAGGAGTGTCAGGAGAAAGAAGCCCTAATCAACAAGCTCAGTGAGCAGCTTGCTGACTGGGAAGAGCTCCACACTCAGCTTCAGGAAAAGGAACAGCTTAATCACCAGTATGTTGAAGCCCTACAGGCTGCAGAATCAACTATTGCTTACCTGACTGCCTGCAGTCTGGACAACCAGGGAGGATTTGGATCACACACCAGTTCAGGAGCAGGTTCTGGTTCTGTGGGTTCAGATGCTGCCCTCCACAGTCGATGCATGGAGCTGCAGAAAGCCCTACAGGACAAGGAGGAGCTTAACAACCAGCTTATTGAGCTTGTGATTATGGCAGAGAAAGCCATCACCTGCTCCAACAGCCAGGAAAATAATCCAGAAATCAGGGATCTTTGCTCACAGATAGACAGCGCCCTGCAGCAGGTTAATGCATCCTCAAAGAGAGACAGCCCAAGAGGTGTTTCTGGAAGCACTAACGCCTCAATGCAGGAGTTGCAGCGACACACAGACTCTTTGCAGGAGGCACTTTGGGAGCAGAACAAGCTCAATGCAGAGCTGAGGGAAAAACTGAGAGATGCAGATGCTGCTGCTAAACAGAGCTACAACAGTAACAGTGCTGGCCAGGATGGTAAACCTTCAAGGCAGTTAGCAGCAGAGAATGGCTCAGAGGAACACCACGGGGCAATGGGAAGTTCTGTTGACGCTAGTTTAACTCAGGATTTGACAAAAGCTGTAATTAACTGCCTAAGTGCAACTGAGTCTGCCATTGCCTCTCTAGCAGAACACTGTACATATCCTGGCTCCTCGACTTCTGCTAAATCCTCACGGATCAGCTCTGACCTGCAGGTGAATTTAAACAAACTTCAGAGAGCCCTGCAAGAGAGGGAAGAACTGGGAGAATCCACCCAGATACAAACAACCAAATCCAGCAGCAAGTGTAGCACCGCTGTCACTGGAACAAAGGGTCAACTTCCCAGAGACCTCCATCAaaatctctgtctcctctgcaaGGTCTACAATGATCTCTCTCACAGGATTTCTGAATTGCAGATTTCCTTACAAGAAGAGAAAGGCCATAGAGAAGAGAGCGAGGCCCACAGGTCAGTGCAGGATGGAAAGGGATTACCACCAAATGTTCAGGCCCAGCTAGAGTCTCTCCACAAGGcactgagagagaagaagaaagcatATAAAAGCCTGGAAGAGAAACTAGCCACCGCTCTTACTGAGACAACCCCCACCCAAACTGCACGGAAAG CTCTGGAGCAGGATGACAAAGGCGTGCAGGTGGATTTGCAAGACCTGGGTTACGAAACCAGTGGCAAGAGTGAAAACGATAGGGAAGAGAGCAGTAGCACAG ATCTAGAGGTTGGTGTGAACCCAAGTCGTAGTGCTTCTAGCCTGCCTTCCCTACTGAAACACGAACAggccaccttctcctccactgAAAACCTGGACTCAACCTCCAGCACACCGTATCCAAGTTCTCCAGCTCTCAGCTCAGCCAAG GTCAGTCTGAAAAGCCTTCAGGTCTATGACGAGTACGGTGTTTCTGAAAATCCTCTCCAGCTTCAGGGACAAGTGAGAGAGCTGAAGGCCCAGCTGGAAAACCAGACCAAACTCATCCTCCAAATGCAAAACCTTCTGCGTAGGAACTCCCTCTCCAGTGACCTTATTGCCAACGCCTCTGACCCCTCCGTTGTCATCAGGGATCAAGAAGGGACACGGAAGGAGGACCGTTGCCAGGATAGTAGCTACAGAACTGTGCAGcaaagggagaaaaaggagggagagaaccAGGCGATGAAGGATAAAACCAGCCGTCTGAATTTggaccaggagagagagaggacactgAACAAAAGCACAACTGAACAGCTGCCACAGACCCACAGCCGCTCTACATCACCTGCCCG ACTGGACTCCCTGGTGAAGTCACAAGCCAGGGAGCTGTCACAACTGAGGCAGCAGATCAAGGAGAGCCGGGGACTGGGAGCCCTGCAGCGCCgacagctggaggagctgagcaACGCCTTTaaggagctgctgcaggccaGCAAAGTCGACTTCTACATGGGGGAGGTAGTCAAAGAGCAGCTGGACAAGAGCCTGAATCTTCTGGACAGACTGGAGGGACGGCTGGACAAAG GAGAGTCTCATCTGGATAATGAGGATGCGGCAGCTCTGGAACTGTCTCGCAG TCTCGGGGAGCTTCAGCAGGGATCACATTCCCTGCTGTCCCATGAGGACATGAGAGATCTCCCTGACAACCCAGCTAGAATCCAACTGGAGTTAGATCATCTGCGTTTGGAGCTAGAGGGCGAtagagagctgctgcagcagtgcaTCAGAGTCCTGGTTCAACAAAACCTCACCCTGGCCAAATGCACCAGAGAGCAGCTGGATCT gTTGGCtaaagagctgcaggagaagaaccGTCTCATCCAGACCCTGCAGAGCCAGTTCGGAAGCCAAAGTCCCAGCAGCCACCACAGCTCTCACTCTGACCTGTACCACTCTGACAGGACCTCTTCCTCCTGCCATAGCCCACAAGGTGGCAGTCGATCTCCAA GCCAGCGACACTCCTCTGATTGGATGGGAGCAGCTGTTCCACCTGTAGGTGGAGCTCAGGCGGACGGTGTGTCCAGTCACAGGGGTGCTTCCAGCAGACTGCAGGGCCTGCAGAGGGAGAACGGGCGACTGCGGGAGCAGCTGAGAGGCAACGAGGAGCTCAACGCCACCCTGCGCAGTGAACTGGACCTACATCGATCAATTATTTCCCAGAGCAGCCCGTACCATCAGAATTGGGATCAAGGCCAGGACAAGCAGGGGCCAGGGCCTCAGACAGAAGCTCATGAAGTAGACAGAGACATTGCCCCACAGAGTGCTCCTGAGCAGCATAGCACTATGAATTCAG ACCTGCTGGCAGAACACCTGCAGGAGATTCGAGCTCTGCGACAACGTCTGGAGGAGAGCATCCGCACAAACGACCGTCTCAGGGAACAGCTGGAGAGGAGACTAGCCGAGGTGGAGAAAGACCCAG CTACCAACATCTTCATCCAGGGTAATGAGGAGCAGGGGCATCTGGCTAATGAGGTGCGATTTCTCAGGGGACAAAATCAAACCCTAAAGGAACAGCTCAACCTGGCATCTCGAG ACAAGCAGAGGGAGAACGAGAAGCTACGCGAGACTCTGGCCAGACGGACTGCCAAACTAGAGCAGAGCAGGAAGGAGTCTGAAGCAATCAGGCAGGAAAATAGCCGACTTCAGGAGGGGCTGGAGCACATTAGCCAAGAAaactcagagctgcaggattcactgcaccacagcaaagaggagctgcatag gttGCAGTGTGAGGTGAAGCTCCAGCGGCAGCAGCTGTCTGACTCCCAGCATCTTCTCCAGTCACTGCGAGTGGAGCTGCAAGTTTATGAAAAGATCAAGATTGATGCTCACAAACACAACG CAGAATCCAGTGAGACAAACCAGGAGCCACTTCCTGTTCCATCCTCCAGCTCTTTGGACCTGAGCGAGCTTCTGTCAGAGATCCGTCACCTGAGGCTGCAGCTGGAGAGGAGCATCCAGACCAACACGGCTCTGCGGCAGagactggaggagcagctgctccGAGGACCCAACCGCTCTGAAACCATCAACATCAACTACCTGCTGTCATCTCCAG ATGAAGGGGGCAGGTCACCAGGTCGTGAAGGCTGCGATCTTCGCCACTCATTTCAGTACAACGAACAAACCAATGTCCTGG atgagAAACGCCGCGCTCGTTCAGAGGTGGGCGGTGGgtccttcagcagcagctctggtgaCTCTGGCGCTCCGTCTCGTCTGGTGCCGGGCCACAGGATGTGGGCCAATCGCAACGGCCGCCACGTTTTAGGCCTGATCGAGGACTACAACGCCCTGCGGAAGCAGATCTCAGAGGGTCGTAAGCTGTCGCACAGCATGGACACACAACTGCAGGAGTGTCTGCACACAGTCAGGCAGCAGAGCTCTGACAACAAG GTGATGGAACAGCAGCATCTGAAGAGTTTGTCCAGCAGCATGAGTACCATGCAGCATGTGTTAGAGGAGGCCGGTCGACTGCTCAAACTGGTGTGGAGAGTCTCTCTGCCAGCTGGAAACACAGCAGGGGACAGTGGCAACAACCAGCAG caGGACGAGCTGCTGAAAACTGAGATAGCCAGACTGAAAAGCCGGCTGTCGCAGCAGGAGAGGATGCTGAGTGGAGCCGTGAAACGCCTCCGCAGCACCAACCAGCTCAAAGAGGGAATGGAGAGGGTCATCATCGATCAGT TGGCTCTAACTCATGGAGTGTTGAAGAAAGCCAGGGGAAACTTAGAG gAGGTCCCAGTCACTGGCCAGTAG